The following proteins are co-located in the Halococcus agarilyticus genome:
- a CDS encoding sulfatase family protein, with translation MATAEQPNVLFVFSDQHRASAMGCSGNDDVRTPNMDRLAREGTRMSNAYANDPVCGPSRACLVTGQYPFSHQSIFNDIQLPTDVPSAARPFNHRGYQTGYVGKWHLDGLPRDKWTPPGPRRQGFDDFWAAYDCSHDYFEPKYYRDIPALIEPEGYEPEIQTDLAMEFVDQCGDDPFCLFLSWGPPHDPYDEVPDRYRDLYDPDELILRPNVEPIPEAVPYPDYQGNDVRQALANYYAQVTALDDQLGRLLDHLDETGRADDTVVVYTADHGDMLWSQGATTKLVPWEESVNVPFLVRWPERVPAGATNESLLSTVDVAPTLLSLTGISVPDGMDGEDQSDAIIESEDDGREAVYLMRTTYPRYEWRAVRTKRFTYARLLDGSSWLLYDNENDPYQRRNLVSEPEYEGLRAELHELIDERAAAVGDPLLPGPELAEELGVLPDLYAAWFDAGYDVPAQFR, from the coding sequence ATGGCCACAGCCGAGCAGCCGAACGTCCTGTTCGTGTTCTCCGACCAGCATCGAGCCTCGGCCATGGGGTGTTCCGGCAACGACGACGTGCGGACGCCGAACATGGACCGCCTGGCGCGAGAAGGGACAAGAATGAGCAACGCGTACGCGAACGACCCTGTGTGCGGGCCCAGTCGTGCGTGTCTCGTTACCGGTCAGTACCCTTTCTCTCACCAATCAATCTTCAACGATATCCAGTTGCCGACCGACGTCCCGTCGGCAGCCCGACCATTCAACCACCGCGGCTACCAGACGGGGTACGTCGGCAAGTGGCACCTCGACGGTCTCCCACGAGACAAGTGGACGCCGCCGGGGCCGCGTCGGCAGGGATTCGACGATTTCTGGGCGGCCTACGACTGTTCGCACGACTACTTCGAACCGAAGTACTACCGCGATATTCCCGCCTTGATCGAACCGGAAGGGTACGAACCAGAAATCCAAACCGACCTTGCCATGGAGTTCGTCGATCAGTGTGGGGACGATCCGTTCTGTCTCTTTCTCTCTTGGGGGCCGCCCCACGACCCGTACGACGAAGTTCCGGACCGGTATCGCGATCTGTACGACCCTGACGAACTGATCCTGCGGCCGAACGTCGAGCCGATCCCTGAGGCGGTTCCGTATCCGGATTATCAGGGGAACGACGTGCGGCAAGCGCTGGCGAACTACTATGCACAGGTGACCGCCCTTGACGACCAGCTCGGACGCCTTCTCGATCATCTGGACGAGACAGGCCGGGCCGACGATACGGTCGTGGTTTATACCGCTGATCACGGCGACATGCTCTGGTCGCAGGGGGCGACGACGAAACTGGTTCCCTGGGAAGAATCCGTCAATGTTCCGTTTCTCGTCAGGTGGCCCGAGCGGGTTCCGGCCGGCGCGACGAACGAGAGCCTGCTGTCGACTGTCGACGTCGCCCCGACGCTCTTGTCGCTGACCGGGATATCGGTACCCGATGGGATGGATGGCGAGGACCAATCGGATGCGATCATTGAGTCCGAAGATGACGGCCGGGAGGCGGTATATCTGATGCGGACGACTTACCCGCGATACGAGTGGCGCGCGGTCCGGACTAAGCGGTTCACGTACGCCCGACTGCTCGATGGGAGCAGTTGGCTACTCTACGACAACGAGAATGACCCGTACCAGCGACGAAATCTCGTCAGCGAACCCGAGTACGAGGGTCTGCGCGCTGAGCTCCACGAACTGATCGACGAACGCGCCGCGGCGGTCGGCGATCCACTCCTTCCGGGCCCAGAACTGGCCGAAGAACTCGGCGTGCTGCCGGACCTCTACGCCGCCTGGTTCGACGCCGGCTACGACGTACCGGCGCAGTTCAGGTAG
- a CDS encoding golvesin C-terminal-like domain-containing protein, with amino-acid sequence MIEDEPTSEPTRDSTRRTYLKALATASGFAATGGAGLELATGRAAAASAGNYGLRKLTNDGSEAAFYPQGPHAQYVAGQNTTFLVFRGPSANPYAMSYDHGADSTTGPVQIGTNPLPDYDEHGPPSLAVGDDGTLHVFYGCHTTTLQYARSTSAYDVNGWENFDLDGLPDATYTSMCVYDGTIYGIYRNGDHEYGVLIESSDRGDTWSDRVVADLTTGGNDHDDFYVVGDLSVVADNLHFSFTVSEGDAHDTNRQDIYHALVDAPDDDPDADGNVYAWDYTDLGSQITWSDLNACRIASQDETWSVNHAYDPAADEIHVQYQNDANGDGTWEWEITTIDRANGTKSTQTIPNLQTATPANYGRPRINDAGDLEAHVIAGSTDEGGDYHVSTYDGSSWTDAIVVAESSAREQARIAVVRDGLDELATMIAEGETSDSDQSIWAVGTNFDRPVEAIVDNADSSGVTVTGTWQTSTWADDYVGSDYLHDGDAGKGSKSVEFTPDLQEGGTYDVSIYWNTTDSRASSVPIDVAYDGGSNTVTVDMTTNGGQWNVIGSYDFTAGTGESVTVRNDGTSGYVIADAVKFER; translated from the coding sequence ATGATCGAAGACGAACCTACAAGCGAACCAACCAGGGATTCGACGCGCAGAACGTATCTCAAAGCGCTGGCGACGGCGAGCGGGTTCGCCGCGACCGGCGGAGCCGGACTCGAATTGGCGACCGGGCGCGCCGCCGCGGCGTCGGCGGGGAACTACGGGCTCCGGAAACTGACCAACGACGGGAGCGAGGCAGCGTTCTATCCGCAGGGGCCACACGCGCAGTACGTCGCCGGGCAGAACACCACCTTCCTGGTGTTCCGCGGGCCGTCAGCGAATCCCTACGCGATGAGCTACGACCACGGCGCGGATTCGACGACCGGGCCCGTGCAGATTGGGACGAACCCGCTTCCCGACTATGACGAACACGGGCCGCCGTCGCTCGCGGTGGGGGACGACGGAACCCTACATGTGTTCTACGGGTGTCACACGACGACGCTCCAGTATGCTCGCTCGACGAGCGCCTACGACGTCAACGGGTGGGAAAACTTCGATCTTGACGGACTCCCCGACGCGACGTATACGTCGATGTGCGTCTACGACGGCACCATCTACGGGATCTACCGCAACGGCGATCACGAGTACGGCGTCCTGATCGAATCGAGCGACAGAGGCGACACTTGGTCGGACAGGGTCGTCGCGGACCTGACGACCGGGGGTAACGACCACGACGACTTCTACGTCGTTGGCGACCTGAGCGTCGTCGCGGACAATCTCCACTTCAGCTTCACCGTCTCTGAAGGCGATGCACACGACACGAATCGCCAGGACATCTATCACGCGCTCGTCGACGCGCCGGACGACGACCCCGACGCCGACGGCAACGTCTACGCCTGGGATTACACCGATCTCGGCTCACAGATCACCTGGAGCGACCTCAATGCGTGCCGGATCGCGTCGCAGGACGAGACGTGGTCGGTCAACCACGCCTACGACCCCGCGGCGGACGAGATCCACGTCCAGTACCAGAACGACGCGAACGGCGACGGGACCTGGGAGTGGGAGATCACGACGATCGACCGCGCGAACGGGACCAAGAGCACGCAGACGATCCCGAACCTGCAGACGGCGACGCCGGCGAATTACGGCCGCCCACGCATCAACGACGCGGGCGACCTCGAAGCCCACGTGATTGCGGGGTCCACCGACGAAGGCGGCGATTACCACGTCTCGACGTACGACGGGAGTTCGTGGACGGACGCGATAGTGGTCGCGGAGTCGAGTGCGCGCGAACAGGCCCGCATCGCGGTCGTGCGTGACGGACTCGACGAGCTCGCCACGATGATCGCCGAGGGCGAGACGAGTGACAGCGACCAGTCGATCTGGGCTGTCGGCACGAACTTCGACCGGCCGGTAGAAGCGATCGTCGACAACGCCGACTCTAGCGGGGTTACCGTAACCGGCACTTGGCAGACGAGCACGTGGGCGGATGATTACGTTGGCAGCGACTACCTGCACGACGGCGACGCAGGCAAAGGGAGCAAGAGCGTCGAGTTCACCCCAGACCTGCAGGAAGGCGGGACATACGACGTCTCGATCTACTGGAACACGACCGACAGTCGCGCGTCTTCGGTCCCGATAGACGTCGCGTACGACGGCGGCAGTAATACGGTGACCGTCGACATGACCACGAACGGCGGCCAGTGGAACGTCATCGGTTCGTACGACTTCACGGCCGGAACCGGCGAGTCGGTCACGGTCCGCAACGACGGGACGAGCGGGTACGTCATCGCGGACGCCGTGAAGTTCGAGAGGTAG
- a CDS encoding sulfatase family protein, with amino-acid sequence MNVLIFDIDSLRQDHLGCYGYDRPTSPTIDAIADAGVRFDDCYVSNSPCLPSRTALVTCRRGIKTGVVTHEGEGQWYESPGSGHDPDDDRITSFRLLSETGIRTASVSSFSQRHLAPHFAGAFRETIQPTAQTGLEGGGDVTDAAVRWLRSTVDNGSDADDWLLHLNYWDVHLPYEDVESFVDSVRGDGPPPGLPDEDLIERHRSMTGPRTANLWPTPRNLSDETHGQFREDAWEMPTDELDRETVEHVVDGYDSSVQKADAEIRAVLDELERLGIRDETVVVVTADHGEAFGEHGLYGTHGMAHPATQRVPLIVSWPGTDDDMAGTATDAMVYQFDLMATLCDLFDIPIPDGWDARPFTPALSGIEFDGREFVVCGHGTQTLSRALYTDDWLYVQLVHPGVFSFPGTFNDTSLPAEGLELLHARDGDPHHAENLVVEKPAVAKRLRRTMAEWTADQLRTPDAAGTDPLVEMATNEGPFIYVRPDELRALYAERGELAEHAAILDRSETAFPRPLADLGDARLPQ; translated from the coding sequence ATGAACGTCCTCATCTTCGACATCGACTCGCTTCGGCAGGACCACCTCGGCTGCTACGGCTACGACCGACCGACGTCGCCGACCATCGACGCTATCGCAGACGCCGGCGTCCGCTTCGATGACTGCTACGTCTCGAACTCGCCGTGTCTCCCGAGCAGAACCGCCCTCGTGACGTGCCGGCGCGGGATCAAGACTGGCGTCGTCACGCACGAGGGCGAGGGCCAGTGGTACGAAAGTCCGGGGAGTGGCCACGACCCCGACGACGACCGAATAACCAGCTTTCGCCTGCTCTCCGAGACGGGAATCCGAACCGCGTCGGTGAGTAGCTTCTCGCAGCGCCACCTCGCCCCTCACTTCGCCGGCGCGTTCCGCGAGACGATCCAGCCCACCGCGCAAACCGGACTCGAAGGTGGCGGCGACGTCACTGACGCCGCCGTTCGCTGGCTGCGGTCGACCGTAGATAACGGATCCGACGCCGACGACTGGCTGTTGCACCTCAACTACTGGGACGTTCACCTCCCCTACGAAGACGTCGAGTCGTTCGTCGATAGCGTTCGGGGGGACGGGCCGCCGCCCGGACTTCCAGACGAGGACCTGATCGAGCGCCATCGGTCGATGACTGGGCCGCGAACCGCGAACCTGTGGCCGACGCCGCGAAACCTCTCCGACGAAACGCACGGCCAGTTCCGCGAGGACGCGTGGGAGATGCCGACCGACGAACTCGACCGCGAGACCGTCGAGCACGTCGTGGACGGGTACGACTCCAGCGTCCAGAAGGCCGACGCAGAGATTCGCGCGGTGCTCGACGAACTGGAACGGCTCGGCATCCGCGACGAGACGGTCGTCGTCGTCACCGCCGACCACGGGGAGGCGTTCGGCGAGCACGGCCTCTACGGGACGCACGGGATGGCCCATCCGGCCACTCAGCGGGTCCCGCTGATCGTTTCTTGGCCGGGAACCGACGACGACATGGCCGGCACCGCGACCGACGCGATGGTCTACCAGTTCGACCTCATGGCAACCCTCTGTGACCTGTTCGACATCCCTATCCCCGACGGCTGGGACGCGCGACCGTTCACGCCCGCACTATCGGGGATTGAGTTCGACGGCCGCGAGTTCGTCGTCTGCGGCCACGGCACACAGACACTGTCGCGGGCGCTGTACACCGACGACTGGCTCTATGTGCAACTCGTCCACCCGGGCGTGTTCTCGTTCCCCGGCACGTTCAACGATACCTCGCTCCCCGCCGAGGGGCTTGAACTGCTTCACGCGCGCGACGGCGATCCCCACCACGCCGAGAACCTCGTCGTCGAGAAGCCAGCGGTCGCAAAGCGGCTGCGGCGGACAATGGCGGAGTGGACGGCGGACCAGCTCCGGACGCCGGACGCCGCCGGAACGGATCCCCTCGTCGAGATGGCGACGAACGAGGGGCCGTTCATCTACGTCCGCCCCGACGAACTTCGGGCGCTCTACGCCGAGCGCGGCGAACTGGCCGAGCACGCCGCTATCCTCGACCGCAGCGAGACGGCCTTCCCGCGACCGCTCGCCGACCTCGGGGACGCCCGCCTGCCGCAATAG
- a CDS encoding ABC transporter ATP-binding protein, which yields MRAVDGVDLDIGDNDVLALVGESGCGKTTLGKTAIGLQNPTSGSVRFKGQDIQAAQSGFKGDVDVPYDQIRRSLQIIHQDPGGALNPNRKVMTSLGAPLKKWSPGLTRDERKEKILSMLERVGMMPPEAYARRYPHQLSGGEKQRVVLIRALMMNPDLILADEAISALDVSLRVDMMDLMLELQDEFDTSFLFISHDLSNARYLAKHGDGRIGVMYLGQIVEIGTAEEIISNPSHPYTKVLRWATPKIDPDAETADEAPIRKIDIPDPVDPPSGCRFHTRCPEARPACRETKPPQYEASDGTVACFREDETHEYWDQEPLTD from the coding sequence GTGCGCGCCGTCGACGGCGTCGATCTCGACATCGGGGACAACGACGTCCTGGCGCTCGTCGGCGAATCGGGCTGCGGGAAGACAACGCTCGGGAAGACAGCCATTGGACTCCAGAACCCGACATCGGGCTCGGTGCGGTTCAAGGGCCAGGACATCCAGGCGGCGCAGAGCGGCTTCAAGGGCGACGTTGATGTGCCCTACGACCAGATCCGACGGTCGCTCCAGATTATCCACCAAGACCCCGGCGGCGCGCTCAACCCGAATCGGAAAGTAATGACCTCCCTGGGCGCGCCGCTTAAGAAGTGGTCCCCTGGACTGACGCGCGACGAACGCAAGGAGAAGATCCTCTCGATGCTTGAACGTGTCGGGATGATGCCGCCGGAGGCATACGCGCGTCGCTATCCCCACCAGTTGAGCGGTGGTGAGAAACAGCGCGTCGTGCTGATCCGTGCGCTGATGATGAACCCGGACCTCATCCTCGCGGACGAGGCGATCAGCGCGCTGGACGTGAGTCTCCGCGTGGACATGATGGACTTGATGCTAGAACTGCAGGACGAGTTCGACACGTCGTTTCTGTTCATCTCGCATGACCTCTCGAACGCGCGGTACCTCGCGAAACACGGTGACGGCCGTATCGGCGTCATGTACCTAGGACAGATCGTGGAGATCGGGACGGCCGAGGAGATCATCTCGAACCCGTCACACCCATACACGAAGGTCCTCCGCTGGGCAACGCCGAAAATCGATCCCGACGCGGAAACAGCCGACGAAGCGCCGATCCGGAAGATCGACATTCCGGACCCCGTTGACCCGCCGAGCGGCTGTCGGTTCCATACGCGCTGTCCAGAAGCACGACCGGCCTGTCGTGAGACCAAACCGCCGCAGTACGAGGCCAGCGACGGCACCGTCGCCTGCTTCCGCGAAGACGAGACCCACGAGTACTGGGATCAGGAACCGCTCACAGACTGA
- a CDS encoding ABC transporter permease produces the protein MRDNASNTFTTDGESGGPSQLTRQERFVALADEFVVAPFRIMWDDLRARIGLFLLGLFVLMGTVGVLVVEVPHPNEGPAYVKPFVNPEFILGTGKTGQDIFAQIVHSTPAMFQMILAGALFSTVMGTTVGTVSGYVGGWVDTVLSTITDIVVTIPGLPLIIVLGALINPENPYVVGVLLTANVWAGVARAIRSQVLTLRHAEYVEASQAMGLSTRYSIFSDILPNIMPYVTVKFANSARFVIYSSVGLYFLGVLPFSTQNWGVMMNLAYNTGGIYLGIGLHWLFFPMLAIVLLILAFIFVAQGLDRVFNPRARARHVDKVPGDDEKSGGDGSSGPQVMEEF, from the coding sequence ATGCGAGACAACGCGTCCAACACGTTCACGACAGACGGCGAATCGGGCGGACCGAGTCAACTCACACGGCAAGAACGGTTTGTCGCGCTCGCTGACGAGTTCGTCGTCGCGCCGTTCAGGATCATGTGGGACGACTTGCGGGCACGAATCGGGCTGTTCCTCCTAGGCCTGTTCGTCCTGATGGGGACGGTGGGCGTCCTTGTCGTCGAAGTACCCCACCCGAATGAGGGCCCCGCGTACGTCAAGCCGTTCGTCAACCCCGAGTTCATCCTTGGCACCGGAAAGACGGGACAGGATATTTTCGCCCAAATAGTTCACTCGACGCCCGCGATGTTCCAGATGATCCTCGCGGGCGCGCTGTTCTCGACGGTGATGGGAACGACCGTCGGGACCGTCTCGGGGTACGTCGGCGGCTGGGTCGACACGGTCCTCTCGACGATCACCGACATCGTCGTGACGATCCCTGGGTTGCCGCTGATCATTGTCCTCGGCGCGCTCATCAATCCAGAGAACCCATACGTGGTCGGCGTGCTTCTGACAGCCAACGTGTGGGCGGGCGTCGCACGCGCGATCCGCTCACAGGTCCTCACGCTCCGGCACGCGGAGTACGTCGAGGCGTCGCAGGCCATGGGGCTATCGACGCGATACAGTATCTTCTCGGACATTCTCCCGAACATCATGCCCTACGTAACGGTGAAGTTCGCCAACTCCGCACGGTTCGTCATCTACAGCTCGGTCGGGCTTTACTTCCTTGGCGTCCTCCCGTTCTCGACACAGAACTGGGGTGTCATGATGAACCTCGCGTACAATACCGGTGGCATCTACCTCGGGATCGGTCTGCACTGGCTGTTCTTCCCGATGCTGGCCATTGTGTTGCTGATCCTCGCATTCATCTTCGTCGCTCAGGGACTCGACCGGGTGTTCAATCCGCGAGCACGGGCGAGACACGTCGACAAAGTGCCGGGCGACGACGAGAAATCTGGCGGCGACGGGTCATCCGGTCCGCAGGTAATGGAGGAATTCTGA
- a CDS encoding SDR family NAD(P)-dependent oxidoreductase, with protein sequence MTAHAGERFDGRTALVTGSTRGIGAAIAERLAAEGASVVVTGRATDAGEAVAEGIRDNGGEARFVQANLRDPAAIEALVEATVERYGSIAVLVNNAAVQTYTGVEDATMDDWDLVVETALRAYWLCAKHTLGHMSDGAIVNISSNHSMLTQPNIFPYNAVKAAINAMTRAIALEHGPSVRANAVVSGWMDVERTGNDMADERKTDLEAKHPVARMGRPDDLASTVAFLASDEAGFITGESVVVDGGRSVVIEDYNLPDYRERRLANE encoded by the coding sequence ATGACTGCACACGCGGGCGAACGCTTCGACGGGCGAACGGCACTCGTCACGGGATCAACCAGAGGGATCGGCGCCGCCATCGCCGAACGGCTGGCGGCCGAGGGCGCGTCGGTCGTCGTTACCGGGAGAGCGACCGACGCCGGAGAGGCCGTCGCCGAGGGTATTCGCGACAACGGCGGCGAGGCCCGGTTCGTCCAGGCGAACTTACGCGACCCGGCCGCTATCGAAGCGCTCGTGGAGGCCACGGTCGAGCGGTACGGGTCGATCGCCGTCCTCGTCAACAACGCCGCCGTCCAGACGTACACTGGTGTCGAGGACGCAACGATGGACGACTGGGACCTCGTCGTCGAGACGGCTCTGCGCGCATACTGGCTCTGCGCCAAGCACACGCTCGGCCACATGTCTGACGGGGCGATCGTCAATATCTCGTCGAATCACTCGATGCTCACGCAGCCGAACATCTTCCCCTACAACGCCGTCAAGGCGGCCATCAACGCCATGACGAGGGCGATCGCACTCGAACACGGGCCGTCGGTCCGCGCCAACGCCGTCGTCTCGGGATGGATGGACGTCGAACGGACGGGGAACGACATGGCTGACGAGCGCAAGACGGACCTGGAAGCCAAGCACCCCGTCGCCCGGATGGGCCGCCCCGACGACCTCGCGTCGACGGTCGCGTTCCTGGCGAGTGACGAAGCTGGGTTCATTACGGGCGAAAGCGTCGTCGTCGACGGTGGGAGGTCAGTCGTCATCGAAGATTATAATCTCCCTGATTACCGTGAGCGACGCCTGGCAAACGAGTGA
- a CDS encoding ABC transporter ATP-binding protein, with the protein MATTTTALDDSTDADPIFEVRNATVQFDSPRGVSTVLDNVSIDIQRGETLGIVGESGSGKSMFADALLDAVVEPGTLSGDVRYRPEDGEPVDVLDLSASELRGYRWEEVSMVFQGAMSSFNPTMRIREHFAETLSAHGSDRETGLERARTLLTDLYLEPDRVMGSYPHELSGGMRQRTLIALSLVLKPEVLVMDEPTAALDLLMQRSILTLLEDIKAKYDITLVFITHDLPLVAHLADRMAVLYAFEFAELGRTDDILRHAAHPYTRALLSATPNIDAPLDEMRPIGGSSPDPVTKPDGCSYHPRCPLADPECRAAPPRLESAEEADHAVACYHWEDAADDIQLPYQGGDG; encoded by the coding sequence ATGGCAACTACCACGACAGCACTCGACGATAGCACCGACGCAGATCCGATCTTCGAGGTCCGGAACGCGACGGTCCAGTTCGACTCCCCACGCGGCGTATCGACCGTCCTCGACAACGTCAGTATCGACATCCAGCGCGGCGAAACGCTCGGTATCGTCGGCGAAAGCGGCTCCGGCAAGTCAATGTTCGCCGACGCGCTACTGGACGCGGTAGTGGAACCCGGCACCCTGAGCGGCGATGTCCGATATCGACCTGAAGACGGCGAACCGGTCGACGTACTCGATCTCTCGGCAAGCGAACTCCGGGGCTACCGCTGGGAGGAGGTGTCGATGGTGTTTCAGGGCGCGATGAGTTCGTTCAACCCGACGATGCGCATCCGCGAGCATTTCGCCGAGACGCTCAGCGCACATGGCTCGGACCGCGAGACGGGGCTGGAGCGTGCCCGCACGCTTTTGACCGACCTCTACCTCGAACCGGATCGCGTTATGGGGTCGTATCCTCACGAACTCAGCGGGGGGATGCGGCAGCGGACGCTCATCGCGCTGAGCCTCGTCCTCAAGCCCGAGGTGCTCGTCATGGACGAACCAACGGCGGCGCTGGATCTGTTGATGCAGCGATCAATCCTCACGCTCCTCGAGGACATCAAGGCCAAGTACGATATCACGCTCGTGTTCATCACGCACGACCTACCGCTGGTCGCCCACCTCGCCGACCGCATGGCCGTGTTGTACGCCTTCGAGTTCGCCGAACTCGGCCGCACAGACGACATCTTGCGACACGCCGCCCATCCCTACACCAGGGCACTACTGAGCGCGACGCCGAATATCGACGCGCCGCTCGACGAGATGCGTCCCATCGGGGGGTCGAGCCCGGATCCGGTAACGAAACCGGACGGCTGTTCGTACCACCCACGCTGTCCGCTGGCGGACCCGGAGTGTCGAGCGGCGCCGCCGCGGCTCGAATCGGCCGAGGAGGCAGATCACGCCGTTGCCTGCTACCACTGGGAGGACGCTGCCGACGACATTCAGCTCCCGTACCAAGGAGGTGACGGCTGA
- the tnpC gene encoding IS66 family transposase: protein MAIRSAGRTIFPQRDLALLVENAFLRQQNAEQNERIEQLENHLKKYENAHTPSSQQDGAGQQPQNEESEQDEENDEAGGDSDAASDSSFGPGRNPGHDGTTRPPPDPDRTVRVGEAYCPDCDRVLTDPDEYVSRVIVDIPLPIPTEVTKYELGKQECSCGNEVVAEHPDCPETGRFGPRLLAQTALLRYHGRLPHRKQAELFDWQLDHPVSPGTIYNMTERVADRLRPAYEDVRASVRDSDVIYCDETGFPVDGDQHWVWTFVTDEDVFYTIDESRGSQVLEDVLGDELAEDATLSCDGWSAYPSYHGKLQRCWAHLLREAKYVAERHEEAEPISEVLHDLHEDLTAFDVEDPPASARERRRAQASLCLEELIKADYEAEEVTQLAEKIRNGLGSWLTFVTEPDVDSTNNRAERALREQVVMRKMFGGLRSETGVRIHETVSTMVATWERQGLDPPDQLTSVLGGEWPDSRAEASMTELR from the coding sequence GCGGGTCGGACGATCTTTCCCCAGCGGGATCTCGCTCTTCTCGTTGAGAACGCGTTTCTTCGTCAGCAAAACGCCGAGCAGAACGAACGAATCGAGCAGCTTGAAAACCACCTCAAGAAGTACGAAAACGCCCACACGCCGTCCAGCCAACAGGACGGTGCCGGACAACAGCCACAGAATGAGGAGTCGGAGCAAGACGAGGAAAACGACGAAGCTGGCGGCGACTCCGACGCCGCCAGCGACTCCTCATTCGGACCCGGACGCAACCCCGGCCACGACGGAACGACCCGGCCACCACCCGACCCGGACAGGACCGTCCGGGTCGGGGAGGCGTACTGTCCCGATTGCGACCGCGTTCTCACCGATCCAGACGAGTACGTCTCCCGCGTCATCGTCGATATACCGCTTCCCATCCCGACCGAGGTCACGAAATACGAGCTCGGAAAGCAGGAGTGCTCCTGTGGTAACGAAGTTGTCGCCGAACATCCTGATTGCCCGGAAACCGGGCGGTTTGGGCCACGCTTGCTGGCCCAAACCGCTCTCCTTCGCTATCACGGCCGGCTTCCGCACCGCAAACAGGCCGAGCTGTTCGACTGGCAGCTCGACCATCCGGTCTCACCGGGAACGATCTACAACATGACCGAGCGGGTCGCAGACCGGCTGCGACCCGCGTACGAAGACGTTCGAGCCAGCGTCCGTGACAGCGACGTCATCTACTGCGACGAAACCGGCTTTCCGGTCGACGGCGATCAGCACTGGGTCTGGACGTTCGTGACCGACGAGGACGTTTTCTACACAATCGACGAGAGCCGCGGGAGTCAGGTGCTGGAGGACGTCCTCGGCGACGAACTCGCCGAGGACGCCACCTTGAGTTGTGACGGCTGGTCGGCGTATCCGAGCTATCACGGGAAGTTGCAGCGGTGCTGGGCACACCTGCTCCGAGAGGCGAAGTACGTTGCTGAGCGGCACGAGGAGGCTGAGCCGATCTCGGAGGTACTGCACGATCTCCACGAGGATCTAACCGCGTTCGATGTGGAGGACCCGCCCGCCTCCGCCCGCGAGCGGAGGCGGGCGCAGGCCTCGCTGTGTCTGGAGGAGTTGATCAAAGCGGACTACGAGGCCGAGGAAGTGACGCAGTTAGCCGAGAAGATCCGGAACGGGCTGGGAAGTTGGCTGACGTTCGTGACGGAGCCAGACGTCGATTCGACGAACAATCGCGCAGAGCGGGCTCTACGCGAGCAAGTAGTGATGCGGAAGATGTTCGGCGGACTCCGGTCGGAAACCGGAGTCCGCATCCACGAGACAGTCTCAACGATGGTGGCGACGTGGGAACGCCAGGGACTCGATCCACCCGATCAGCTGACGTCAGTGCTGGGAGGAGAATGGCCAGATTCGCGAGCAGAGGCATCTATGACGGAACTACGCTAA